Proteins co-encoded in one Octopus bimaculoides isolate UCB-OBI-ISO-001 chromosome 7, ASM119413v2, whole genome shotgun sequence genomic window:
- the LOC106870567 gene encoding putative uncharacterized protein DDB_G0277057, producing the protein MHLSQVCFLKADPELENNNNSGNDYSSNNYVNNNNSNSSSSNNNSNINSGTSSTLTVLNQQESFFMFDLREILAKSLSDNHTVASEKRKQKALNDVVPDIQKK; encoded by the coding sequence ATGCATTTGTCCCAGGTCTGCTTCTTGAAAGCTGATCCGGagttagaaaacaacaacaacagcggtaaCGACTACAGCAGTAACAACtacgttaacaacaacaacagcaacagcagcagcagtaacaataactCCAATATCAACAGCGGCACCAGTAGCACCTTAACGGTCTTGAACCAACAAGAAAGCTTTTTTATGTTTGATTTGAGAGAAATACTAGCGAAATCTCTTTCAGATAATCACACTGTAGCgtctgagaaaagaaaacaaaaggcacTCAATGATGTAGTCCCGGACatacagaaaaaatga